The following is a genomic window from Acidobacteriota bacterium.
CAAAGGCTGGTGTCTGTACAAAGTCGGCTGTCGCGGACCTGTAACCTATAACTCATGCTCGGTGACCAAATGGAACGAAGGTGTCAGTTTCCCGATTCAATCCGGGCATCCTTGCCTTGGTTGTTCGGAACCTGATTACTGGGATAGACAACCGCTCTATTCGCATGTGCCGGATGTGCCGCTTCCGGGATTTGCGACGGCTGACCAGATTGGCGGACTGTTCGCAGGTGGCGTCGCCGCCGCCACAGGCATTCATCTCGTTACTTCGGCGATAAAGAAAGCCACCAGCAAGAAACCTGTTGAACCCACTGCAACGCCGCAAGACGCCAGCGCGACCGAAGGGAAGGAGGAATAAGTTATGGCTCAAAGAGTTGTTGTTGACCCGATTACCCGCATCGAAGGACACCTTCGCGTGCAAACCGTTGTTGGCGATGATAACGTCATCAGTGATGCGTCCTGCACCAGCGCCTTGTTTCGCGGCATCGAAATCATTTTGCAGGGACGCGACCCGCGCGATGCCTGGGCTTTGGCTGAACGCATCTGCGGCGTCTGCACCCTGGTGCATGCGGTGACCTCGGTGCGCGCCGTTGAAGATGCGCTCGGCATCAAGATTCCTGCAAACGCCAATAACATTCGCAATCAACTGATTGCCGCGTTGCATATTCACGACCACGTGGTTCATTTCTATCACCTGCATGCGCTTGATTGGGTCGATGTGGTGTCATCGCTCAAAGCCGACCCGAAAGCGACATCGGAACTGGCGCAAAAAATTTCGCGTTGGCCCAAATCATCCGTCGGTTATTTCACCGATGTGCAGAATCGTTTGAAAAAATTTGTCGAGTCGGGACAACTCGGCATTTTCGCCAATGGTTACTGGGGACATCCCGCTTATAAGTTGCCGCCCGAAGTCAATCTCCTGGCGGTTGCGCATTATCTTGAGGCGCTCGACTGGCAACGGGAAATCGTCAAGATTCATGCGGTTTATGGCGGCAAAAATCCGCATCCCAATCTGATTGTCGGCGGCGTCCCCTGCGCCATCAATCCCAATCATCCCGACGCTATCAACATCGATAAACTCACACTGGTGAAAGCCAAAATCGACGAAGCCATTGATATGGTCGAACAGGTCTATTATCCAGACCTCGTCGCCATCGCCGGGTTTTATAAAGACTGGGCGAAATGGGGCGGCGGGGTGAGCAACAAAGGCATTCTCGATTACGGCGATTTTCCGACCGTCGGCGGCGACCCGAAAACCAATCGCTGGAAAGGCGGCGCGATTTTAAACGGCAACCTCAATGAAATTTTTGAAGTTGACCCGCGCGACCCCGAACAGATTCAGGAATTCATTTCGCATTCGTGGTTCGAGTATTCGCAAGGCAATGCCAAAGGTTTCCACCCCTGGGATGGCGAAACCGCGCCGAAATATGATGGCCCGAAACCGCCCTGGGAATTTCTGGAAATGGACAAGAAATATTCCTGGATGAAAGCGCCGCGCTGGCGCGGTCACGCTATGGAAGGTGGCCCGCTCTCGCGCACCATTCTCGCCTATGCCCATAAAGACGAAGAAGTTCGCAGTTACGTTGATGAGGCGTTGAAGATTTTGGGCGTGCCGATTGAAG
Proteins encoded in this region:
- a CDS encoding nickel-dependent hydrogenase large subunit, whose amino-acid sequence is MAQRVVVDPITRIEGHLRVQTVVGDDNVISDASCTSALFRGIEIILQGRDPRDAWALAERICGVCTLVHAVTSVRAVEDALGIKIPANANNIRNQLIAALHIHDHVVHFYHLHALDWVDVVSSLKADPKATSELAQKISRWPKSSVGYFTDVQNRLKKFVESGQLGIFANGYWGHPAYKLPPEVNLLAVAHYLEALDWQREIVKIHAVYGGKNPHPNLIVGGVPCAINPNHPDAINIDKLTLVKAKIDEAIDMVEQVYYPDLVAIAGFYKDWAKWGGGVSNKGILDYGDFPTVGGDPKTNRWKGGAILNGNLNEIFEVDPRDPEQIQEFISHSWFEYSQGNAKGFHPWDGETAPKYDGPKPPWEFLEMDKKYSWMKAPRWRGHAMEGGPLSRTILAYAHKDEEVRSYVDEALKILGVPIEAIYSTLGRTLARGIETRRAAVLLKKLYEELIANIKAGDYQTANTEKWEPSTWGAGELKGVGTYGAPRGALAHWVKIKDQKISNYQAVVATTWNGSPKDPTGQHGPFEASLIGLPVHDPKQPLEILRVIHSFDPCLACSTHVLDMDGNEITQVEVVK